The following coding sequences are from one Sardina pilchardus chromosome 16, fSarPil1.1, whole genome shotgun sequence window:
- the LOC134059531 gene encoding uncharacterized protein LOC134059531, whose product MAEMAGAAEYQDDITVVKERREVENISMQENIHRESGSGETVRSSEAQSESFFMSSFQEREPCPVPSVMSMKSEKSRNRLVHLAEDYTETQVHLEKSDSSDSDSPDSQPDDSVLPENSLSFHDDRRRSPVPSVMSMKSDQSMVLPTSFAGDGTSWERGNLPCSVCPGRALKSCLTCMASFCEAHVRQHYTAPALHRHKLVEATEDLEQRLCQQHYRELEFFCKTDKITVCAMCVAREHSGHEITEQGEHEVCLWLFELPTMI is encoded by the exons ATGGCTGAGATGGCAGGTGCTGCAGAATATCAGGATGATATTACAGTTgtcaaagagaggagagaagtagaAAACATTTCCATGCAAGAAAATATTCACAGAGAATCTGGAAGTGGAGAAACGGTTCGGAGTTCGGAGGCACAGTCGGAATCTTTCTTCATGAG CAGTTTTCAGGAAAGGGAACcatgcccagtgcccagtgtgatgtccatgaagagtgagaAGTCAAGGAATCGCCTGGTTCACTTGGCAGAGGACTATACAGAAACTCA GGTTCACCTTGAGAAATCTGATTCATCAGATTCTGATTCACCTGATTCACAGCCAGATGATTCCGTTCTCCCTGAAAATTCTTTAAG CTTTCATGATGATAGACGACGATCTCCAGTGCCTAGTGTgatgtccatgaagagtgaccagtcaATGGTTCTTCCCACATCATTTGCAGGAGATGGAACCTCTTG GGAAAGAGGAAATCTGCCCTGTTCAGTTTGTCCTGGAAGAGCTCTTAAATCATGCCTGACCTGCATGGCCTCCTTCTGTGAAGCCCATGTGAGGCAGCACTACACAGCTCCGGcactgcacagacacaaactagTGGAGGCCACTGAAGACCTGGAACAGAGACTCTGCCAACAGCACTACAGAGAGCTGGAGTTCTTTTGCAAGACTGATAAGATTACAgtctgtgcaatgtgtgtggcTAGAGAACACAGTGGACATGAAATAACAGAACAGGGGGAACATGAGGTATGCCTTTGGCTTTTCGAACTTCCAACAATGATATGA